From one Microbacter margulisiae genomic stretch:
- a CDS encoding family 20 glycosylhydrolase: MKRISTYFVLVATLLLMHMEGARSMINVVPRPNYVKETSGVFTFRQGMQVYSPGHSGAAALLERKLSTAAGIRLRHGTNKQSAITMEIDTSAIQSPEGYQLSVTPHHILLQASTETGLYYGVQTLLQLLPPQIESPCYTKARWQAPCVQIKDAPAFRYRGIMLDVCRHFLPAERIKKILDVMAMYKMNRFHWHLTDDQGWRIQIKRYPKLTQIGSTRIGDDGKPYGGYYTQDQIREIVKYAAARHITVIPEIEMPGHALAALSAYPQYSNTGGPFKPRTVWGVEENVYNPANDSVYTFLSNILDEVCTLFPSQYIHIGGDECPKNRWKESPQCQLLMKKEGLKNEEELQSYFVKRMEKIVAKKGRKIIGWDEILEGGIAPSATIMSWRGEQGGIDAANAGHDVIMTPGSVLYLDHYQGSPLCEPVKIGGLTTLQQMYAYNPIPKAISPAMKHHVLGLQGNLWSEYLYTPDEFEYQLFPRALAVAETGWTQPENKNTDDFIRRMDDQQIRLDEHHIHYYIPMPEGNLNYMEFTDSLRLPFTTNRPVRVVYTLDGTTPTGESKTYTTPILITKTTTLKLRTILPQGKMSAVRTIHLTKTSSMQGIATLPNTQAGIRLRYTGQGYYTRTSQLTTVKQWKDTIVSNPNQFFNLVPTYTDGKSYPGEPRGAAILTGYLHITDPGEYRLHSNADVLWINGKKLIDNEGQIKKFVRTDIAVPFTNGYYPVKMIILNNILGGVPASWADFHITLAKWDTTNEDQELKIGPVVYK, encoded by the coding sequence ATGAAACGAATTTCCACTTATTTTGTTTTAGTAGCTACATTATTGCTTATGCATATGGAGGGAGCCCGGTCGATGATCAATGTAGTGCCGCGCCCCAATTATGTAAAAGAAACATCGGGTGTTTTTACCTTCCGGCAAGGCATGCAGGTATATTCACCGGGACACAGCGGAGCAGCCGCATTGCTGGAAAGGAAACTCTCCACAGCCGCAGGGATCCGATTGCGCCATGGAACAAATAAACAATCTGCCATTACCATGGAGATTGATACCAGTGCCATACAATCCCCGGAAGGCTATCAATTAAGCGTAACGCCGCATCACATCCTGCTGCAAGCCTCTACGGAGACAGGGCTCTATTACGGTGTGCAAACGCTGTTGCAGTTACTGCCACCCCAGATTGAAAGCCCCTGTTATACCAAAGCAAGATGGCAAGCCCCCTGTGTCCAGATCAAAGACGCGCCCGCCTTTCGCTACCGGGGCATCATGCTGGACGTATGCCGCCATTTCCTTCCGGCGGAGCGCATCAAGAAGATACTGGATGTAATGGCAATGTATAAAATGAATCGATTTCACTGGCACTTGACCGATGACCAGGGATGGAGGATCCAGATCAAGCGCTATCCGAAGCTTACCCAGATCGGATCAACCCGTATAGGAGACGATGGGAAGCCATATGGCGGATACTATACCCAGGATCAGATAAGGGAAATTGTAAAATATGCAGCCGCACGCCATATCACAGTCATCCCGGAAATAGAGATGCCGGGGCATGCATTAGCCGCCTTGTCAGCTTACCCGCAATATTCGAATACAGGAGGACCATTTAAGCCACGTACGGTCTGGGGCGTAGAAGAGAATGTCTATAATCCGGCCAACGACTCGGTATACACTTTTTTATCGAACATTTTAGACGAAGTGTGCACCCTGTTTCCTTCCCAATATATTCATATAGGAGGAGACGAATGCCCCAAAAACAGGTGGAAAGAGAGCCCGCAATGTCAACTTCTTATGAAAAAAGAGGGATTAAAGAACGAAGAAGAATTACAGAGCTATTTCGTCAAGCGGATGGAAAAGATTGTAGCAAAGAAAGGAAGGAAGATCATTGGATGGGACGAAATATTGGAAGGCGGCATAGCTCCTTCAGCCACCATCATGTCATGGAGAGGGGAGCAAGGCGGGATCGATGCCGCCAATGCAGGACATGACGTGATTATGACCCCCGGCTCCGTATTATATCTGGATCACTATCAGGGAAGCCCCTTATGCGAACCCGTTAAAATCGGAGGTCTGACCACCCTGCAACAAATGTATGCCTACAATCCGATCCCCAAAGCCATTTCCCCGGCCATGAAACACCATGTATTGGGGTTACAGGGCAACCTGTGGTCTGAATACCTGTATACCCCCGACGAGTTCGAATACCAACTCTTCCCAAGAGCATTGGCCGTGGCCGAGACAGGGTGGACACAACCGGAGAATAAAAATACAGACGACTTTATCCGCAGGATGGATGACCAGCAAATCCGCCTGGACGAACACCATATCCATTACTACATTCCGATGCCCGAGGGCAATCTGAATTACATGGAATTTACCGATTCCCTTCGGTTACCCTTTACCACGAACCGACCGGTCCGCGTAGTCTATACCCTTGACGGCACCACTCCCACAGGAGAATCAAAAACCTATACTACTCCCATTTTAATCACCAAAACCACGACGTTAAAACTACGAACCATCTTACCCCAGGGAAAGATGAGTGCAGTCCGGACGATCCATTTAACCAAGACATCCTCCATGCAGGGGATAGCTACCCTGCCCAACACCCAAGCAGGCATCCGGCTTCGTTATACGGGACAAGGATACTATACCCGGACTAGCCAACTCACAACAGTCAAACAATGGAAGGACACGATTGTTTCGAATCCCAATCAATTTTTCAACTTGGTACCTACCTATACCGATGGGAAGAGTTATCCTGGAGAGCCCCGGGGAGCCGCCATCCTCACAGGGTATCTTCACATTACAGACCCGGGAGAATACAGGCTCCACAGCAATGCGGATGTCCTGTGGATTAACGGGAAGAAGCTGATTGATAATGAAGGGCAAATTAAGAAGTTTGTACGGACAGATATAGCCGTTCCATTCACAAATGGATATTATCCGGTAAAGATGATCATATTGAACAATATCTTGGGAGGCGTTCCTGCTTCATGGGCAGACTTTCATATCACACTGGCCAAATGGGACACTACTAATGAGGATCAGGAATTGAAGATTGGGCCTGTTGTCTATAAATGA